The Medicago truncatula cultivar Jemalong A17 chromosome 4, MtrunA17r5.0-ANR, whole genome shotgun sequence genome includes a region encoding these proteins:
- the LOC25493028 gene encoding chaperone protein DnaJ isoform X2: MDDYREGSLSSSYYSILGVSSDSSIDEIRRAYRKLAMQWHPDRWTRTPSLLSEAKCKFQNIQEAYSVLSDPKKRSMYDAGLYDPQEEEVEDFSDFVDEMVSLMAEVRREEKVYGLEELQDMFMEMAEGFQSPSVYCGTPSVVDESFANRGSVLTR, translated from the exons ATGGATGATTATAGAGAAGGCTCATTATCATCATCTTACTACAGCATTCTCGGTGTTAGCTCAGATTCTTCTATAGATGAAATAAGGCGTGCTTATAGGAAGCTTGCTATG CAATGGCATCCAGATAGGTGGACAAGAACACCTTCTTTACTTAGCGAAGCCAAGTGTAAATTTCAGAACATTCAAGAAGCTTAttcag TGCTATCTGATCCCAAGAAAAGAAGTATGTACGATGCTGGCTTGTATGATCCTCAAGAGGAAGAAGTTGAG GATTTTTCTGATTTTGTGGACGAAATGGTGTCCCTTATGGCTGAAGTTAGGCGAGAG GAGAAGGTTTATGGTTTGGAGGAGTTGCAGGACATGTTCATGGAAATGGCTGAAGGATTCCAGAGTCCTTCAGTGTATTGTGGGACACCATCGGTGGTTGATGAATCCTTTGCTAACAGAGGAAGTGTTTTGACACGATAA
- the LOC25493028 gene encoding chaperone protein DnaJ isoform X1, with protein sequence MDDYREGSLSSSYYSILGVSSDSSIDEIRRAYRKLAMQWHPDRWTRTPSLLSEAKCKFQNIQEAYSAVLSDPKKRSMYDAGLYDPQEEEVEDFSDFVDEMVSLMAEVRREEKVYGLEELQDMFMEMAEGFQSPSVYCGTPSVVDESFANRGSVLTR encoded by the exons ATGGATGATTATAGAGAAGGCTCATTATCATCATCTTACTACAGCATTCTCGGTGTTAGCTCAGATTCTTCTATAGATGAAATAAGGCGTGCTTATAGGAAGCTTGCTATG CAATGGCATCCAGATAGGTGGACAAGAACACCTTCTTTACTTAGCGAAGCCAAGTGTAAATTTCAGAACATTCAAGAAGCTTAttcag cAGTGCTATCTGATCCCAAGAAAAGAAGTATGTACGATGCTGGCTTGTATGATCCTCAAGAGGAAGAAGTTGAG GATTTTTCTGATTTTGTGGACGAAATGGTGTCCCTTATGGCTGAAGTTAGGCGAGAG GAGAAGGTTTATGGTTTGGAGGAGTTGCAGGACATGTTCATGGAAATGGCTGAAGGATTCCAGAGTCCTTCAGTGTATTGTGGGACACCATCGGTGGTTGATGAATCCTTTGCTAACAGAGGAAGTGTTTTGACACGATAA